Proteins from a single region of Microtus ochrogaster isolate Prairie Vole_2 linkage group LG5, MicOch1.0, whole genome shotgun sequence:
- the Pkia gene encoding cAMP-dependent protein kinase inhibitor alpha yields the protein MTDVETTYADFIASGRTGRRNAIHDILVSSASGNSNELALKLAGLDINKTEGEDNGQRSSTEQSGEAQGEAAKSES from the exons ATGACTGATGTGGAAACTACATATGCAGATTTTATTGCTTCAGGAAGAACAGGTAGAAGAAATGCAATACATGATATCCTGGTTTCTTCTGCAAGTGGCAACAGCAATGAATTAGCCTTGAAATTAGCAGGTCTTGATATCAACAAGACAG AAGGTGAAGACAATGGACAGAGAAGCTCCACAGAACAAAGTGGGGAAGCCCAAGGAGAAGCCGCCAAATCTGAAAGCTAA